One Pseudorhodoplanes sinuspersici DNA segment encodes these proteins:
- a CDS encoding DUF599 domain-containing protein, giving the protein MTLFSPLDLFALAFFIVTWAGYAALLELTPHGRGGLNARMHDYRDAWMQQMLNREMRMVDGQIMASLQNGTAFFASTSLIAIGGTLTVLRSTEDLITIVSTLPFGFPTTRMQWEIKTIGLATIFVYAFFKFAWSYRLYNYVAIMIGAMPPSTEKDTVEAKRHALRTGKLCEAAGRHFNRGQRAFFFALGYLGWFISPWLLFFSTLAIFAVMWARQFVSDASASIKAE; this is encoded by the coding sequence ATGACGCTGTTTAGTCCCCTCGATCTATTCGCCCTGGCCTTTTTTATCGTGACCTGGGCGGGCTATGCGGCTCTGCTTGAATTGACCCCACACGGCCGTGGCGGCCTGAATGCGCGTATGCACGACTATCGCGATGCGTGGATGCAGCAGATGCTCAACCGCGAAATGCGCATGGTCGACGGGCAGATCATGGCCTCCCTGCAGAACGGCACGGCATTCTTTGCTTCCACCTCGCTGATCGCGATCGGTGGCACACTGACCGTGCTGCGGTCGACGGAAGATCTCATCACGATCGTGTCGACGCTGCCATTCGGCTTTCCGACTACGCGGATGCAGTGGGAGATCAAGACCATCGGACTCGCGACGATCTTTGTCTATGCATTTTTTAAATTCGCCTGGTCGTACCGGCTCTACAATTACGTTGCGATCATGATCGGTGCGATGCCGCCGTCGACAGAGAAAGATACGGTGGAGGCCAAACGTCACGCGCTCCGCACGGGAAAACTGTGCGAGGCGGCGGGCCGCCACTTCAATCGCGGCCAGCGCGCATTTTTTTTCGCGCTTGGCTATCTCGGCTGGTTCATTTCTCCATGGTTGCTGTTCTTCTCGACCCTCGCGATCTTCGCCGTGATGTGGGCGCGGCAATTCGTGTCCGACGCCAGCGCTTCGATCAAGGCAGAATAG
- a CDS encoding rhodanese-like domain-containing protein: protein MPQTITTSVRSLVDAAEKEIENLSVKEAIGLHGRDDVILVDIRDIRELQRDGRIPGAFHCPRGMLEFWIDPESPYHKDIFAQDKTYVFFCAGGMRSALAAQTAKHMGLNPVAHIRGGFGAWKKTGGPIEVPAPKT, encoded by the coding sequence ATGCCTCAGACCATCACGACAAGCGTGCGCTCGCTGGTCGACGCTGCCGAGAAGGAAATCGAAAATCTCTCGGTGAAAGAGGCGATCGGCCTACATGGCCGTGACGATGTGATCCTTGTTGATATCCGGGACATTCGTGAATTGCAGCGCGACGGCCGCATCCCTGGCGCGTTCCATTGTCCGCGCGGTATGCTGGAATTCTGGATCGACCCGGAAAGCCCGTATCACAAGGACATCTTCGCGCAGGACAAGACTTACGTTTTCTTCTGCGCCGGCGGCATGCGATCGGCATTAGCGGCCCAGACGGCGAAGCACATGGGTTTGAATCCGGTTGCGCATATTCGAGGCGGCTTCGGTGCCTGGAAGAAAACCGGCGGGCCGATCGAAGTGCCTGCACCCAAGACCTAG
- a CDS encoding glutathione S-transferase family protein: MSLKLILGNKNYSSWSLRPWIAMRNAGIPFEEEVIPLYEPGSVERMATYSPTGKVPVLLDGDMVIWESLAILDHIAERFPKAQLWPDDQKARAHARAISAEMHAGFLPLRRHCPMNMRRESRKRELTGDVAADVRRIERIWTECRECFGDGGPFLFGAFGAADAMYAPIVSRFASYAIGVGAAAEAYMAAVMALPAWVEWRNAGIAEPWVMPGNEV, from the coding sequence ATGTCACTCAAGCTTATTCTCGGCAACAAGAACTATTCGTCCTGGTCGCTGCGGCCATGGATTGCCATGCGCAATGCCGGCATTCCTTTTGAAGAAGAGGTGATCCCGCTTTATGAGCCTGGCAGTGTCGAGCGTATGGCAACCTATTCGCCAACGGGTAAGGTGCCGGTGCTGCTCGATGGCGACATGGTGATCTGGGAATCGCTTGCGATCCTCGATCATATTGCGGAACGTTTTCCGAAAGCCCAGCTTTGGCCGGACGATCAGAAGGCACGGGCGCATGCACGTGCCATCTCCGCCGAAATGCATGCTGGCTTTCTCCCGCTGCGTCGTCATTGCCCGATGAATATGCGGCGCGAAAGCAGGAAGCGGGAATTGACCGGTGATGTAGCGGCCGACGTTCGGCGGATCGAGCGGATCTGGACGGAATGCCGCGAATGCTTTGGTGATGGCGGACCGTTCCTGTTCGGGGCATTCGGTGCCGCGGATGCGATGTATGCACCGATCGTGTCACGTTTCGCCAGTTATGCGATCGGTGTCGGCGCAGCGGCAGAAGCCTATATGGCCGCTGTGATGGCGCTCCCGGCCTGGGTGGAGTGGCGCAATGCCGGGATTGCGGAACCATGGGTTATGCCCGGTAACGAGGTGTAG
- a CDS encoding VTT domain-containing protein, protein MPASLFRETENVWRIAHANRASMLVDGAACFGAVRESLLKAQHSIYIVGWDIDSRMRLVGASGRADDGLPETLAEFLSALVERRPELTIRLLLWDFSVLYALEREIFPSLALNWKTPDQIQFCLDNDVPLGCSQHQKIVVVDDTVAFSGGLDLTIRRWDTSDHALENDRRVDPFGRSYRPFHDVQAVVDGEAARVLADLVRDRWLRAQCAELPEALLQGDCWPDSVKPDFTEAHVGIARTQPACNGMKEVREVERLFMDMIDAAERRIYIENQFMTSHAIAERLAQRLRRKTKLEAVLVAPNTPESWIETHTMRNGRIRFQEILQKAGVSARVRIVYPEVASDDRTVDTMVHSKIMVVDDRLLRIGSANLNNRSMGADTECDLVIEAKSHRQRKVIERLRNRLLGEHCGGSAEDVAELLDDTGSLVAVADILSRNGHSLRPIEDGAPDPDEVTAYLESLADPPRPVTWRSIFGSTWHSVRKVMSAGLFKFTMIALLLLGLTLAWRLTPLAEMASAEAAGAFLTTMAQSYWGPLAVLGAFLAGGLVAFPVTILIAATAASFGPWLGFTYALIGAMASALLTYAIGAMMGRAALQNILGHRLTDIRNKIARQGVLAVAAIRLVPVAPFTLVNLVAGASGIGLTHYLVGTVLGLLPGLVLMSLLGNQIMRIVASPSPVDIVIFVALIAAWIVTALAIQSAFSKYGQTS, encoded by the coding sequence ATGCCTGCCTCTCTTTTTCGCGAAACTGAAAATGTCTGGCGCATCGCGCATGCAAACCGGGCCTCGATGCTTGTCGATGGTGCTGCTTGTTTCGGCGCCGTGCGCGAAAGCCTGCTCAAGGCGCAGCATTCGATCTATATCGTGGGCTGGGATATCGACAGCCGGATGCGTCTCGTTGGAGCCAGCGGCCGTGCTGATGATGGACTTCCCGAGACATTGGCAGAGTTCCTGTCGGCCTTGGTGGAGCGCCGGCCCGAACTGACAATTCGTCTTTTACTGTGGGATTTTTCCGTTTTGTATGCGCTTGAGCGGGAAATTTTCCCGTCTCTGGCGCTCAATTGGAAGACGCCGGATCAGATTCAATTTTGCCTCGATAACGACGTGCCGCTCGGGTGCTCTCAGCATCAGAAGATTGTGGTCGTCGATGACACAGTGGCCTTTTCCGGTGGTCTCGATCTGACCATCCGACGCTGGGACACATCCGACCATGCGCTTGAAAATGACCGGCGTGTCGATCCGTTCGGCCGCAGCTATCGTCCATTTCATGACGTCCAAGCCGTCGTTGACGGGGAGGCGGCTCGCGTGCTCGCCGATCTTGTGCGCGATCGTTGGCTGCGGGCCCAGTGCGCTGAACTGCCGGAGGCTTTATTACAAGGTGATTGCTGGCCCGACAGCGTGAAGCCGGACTTCACCGAAGCTCACGTCGGCATCGCGCGCACGCAACCGGCCTGCAACGGCATGAAGGAGGTGCGGGAAGTCGAGCGTCTGTTCATGGACATGATCGATGCCGCCGAGCGCAGGATCTATATCGAAAACCAGTTCATGACCTCGCACGCGATTGCCGAGCGGTTGGCGCAGCGGCTGCGGCGCAAGACGAAGCTCGAAGCCGTTCTGGTCGCCCCCAACACTCCGGAATCCTGGATCGAAACGCATACGATGCGGAACGGCCGCATTCGCTTTCAGGAGATTCTGCAGAAAGCCGGCGTCAGCGCTCGTGTCCGGATCGTCTATCCGGAGGTTGCGAGCGACGATAGGACCGTCGACACCATGGTCCATTCCAAGATCATGGTGGTGGATGACCGATTGCTTCGAATCGGCTCTGCCAATCTCAACAATCGTTCGATGGGCGCCGACACTGAATGCGATCTCGTGATTGAGGCGAAAAGCCATCGGCAACGCAAGGTCATCGAACGCTTGCGTAACCGGCTTCTCGGTGAGCATTGCGGGGGCTCGGCGGAAGACGTCGCGGAACTGCTGGACGATACCGGTTCGCTGGTGGCGGTCGCCGATATCCTTTCGCGCAACGGCCACAGCCTGCGGCCGATTGAAGACGGCGCACCCGATCCTGACGAAGTGACCGCCTATCTCGAAAGCCTGGCTGACCCGCCACGGCCGGTCACATGGCGGTCGATCTTCGGGTCCACATGGCACTCGGTCCGTAAAGTGATGTCGGCTGGTCTCTTCAAATTCACGATGATCGCCTTGCTTCTGCTGGGGCTCACTCTTGCATGGCGTCTGACGCCACTGGCAGAGATGGCCAGTGCCGAGGCGGCAGGAGCCTTTCTTACAACGATGGCCCAGTCCTATTGGGGGCCGCTTGCCGTGCTCGGTGCATTTCTGGCCGGGGGGCTCGTCGCCTTTCCCGTCACCATCCTGATTGCGGCAACGGCTGCAAGCTTTGGCCCCTGGCTCGGGTTCACCTATGCGCTGATCGGCGCGATGGCCAGCGCATTGCTCACCTATGCTATCGGCGCGATGATGGGACGCGCCGCATTGCAAAATATTCTTGGGCATCGGCTGACGGATATTCGCAACAAAATCGCGCGGCAGGGGGTGCTGGCAGTTGCCGCCATCAGGCTCGTGCCGGTCGCGCCTTTTACGCTGGTCAATCTTGTAGCCGGCGCCAGCGGCATCGGCCTGACGCATTACCTCGTCGGCACCGTGCTCGGGCTTCTTCCGGGGCTCGTGCTGATGTCGCTACTCGGCAACCAGATCATGCGGATCGTGGCGTCGCCGAGCCCTGTTGATATTGTTATCTTCGTCGCGCTTATCGCGGCCTGGATTGTCACTGCCCTCGCGATCCAGTCGGCATTCTCGAAATACGGACAGACCTCTTGA
- a CDS encoding endonuclease/exonuclease/phosphatase family protein: MSAERRRAIRVMTWNIHGAIGRNPRFDLEKVVALILRADPDIVALQEVDSRRAMDGDPFLVLQEMLGHYGVGAKSIVTSDGDYGQILMSRWPLSDTEIHDISYGELEPRRAICTRIATPDGRLYVVATHLGLSIRERRRQARELLKIIGEATPFVLMGDFNDWFWPGSIRRMLARILPDHSDYRTFPSFSPLFRLDRIYCRPHGILLQSWTDGEARHLSDHLPVIGDVVLDRTPDIDAAVSIAAATTNG; encoded by the coding sequence TTGAGCGCTGAGCGAAGGCGCGCCATCCGGGTCATGACCTGGAACATCCATGGAGCGATCGGCCGCAATCCGCGTTTCGATCTTGAGAAAGTTGTCGCGCTGATCCTGCGCGCCGATCCGGATATCGTTGCCCTGCAGGAGGTGGATTCGCGCCGCGCGATGGATGGCGATCCGTTTCTGGTGCTGCAGGAAATGCTCGGCCATTATGGTGTCGGCGCCAAATCGATCGTTACCAGTGACGGCGATTACGGACAGATCCTGATGAGTCGCTGGCCGCTCAGCGATACCGAAATTCACGATATTTCCTACGGCGAACTCGAGCCGCGCCGTGCTATCTGCACGCGGATCGCGACGCCGGATGGAAGACTATATGTGGTGGCAACCCATCTCGGTCTCAGCATCCGCGAGCGCAGGCGACAGGCGCGCGAACTGCTGAAAATCATCGGCGAGGCCACACCTTTCGTTCTGATGGGAGATTTCAACGATTGGTTCTGGCCAGGCTCGATCCGTCGGATGCTCGCGCGCATCCTTCCGGATCACTCGGACTACCGGACATTCCCGTCTTTCAGTCCGCTATTCCGACTGGATCGGATCTATTGTCGTCCACATGGGATCTTGCTGCAAAGCTGGACAGACGGGGAAGCGCGGCATCTGTCCGATCATCTGCCGGTAATTGGGGATGTCGTGCTTGACCGTACACCAGACATCGATGCAGCCGTTTCCATCGCTGCGGCAACAACGAATGGGTAG
- a CDS encoding DUF1236 domain-containing protein, whose product MSVSAIALIASAGVVVAQDKGGMGGGGAAQPPQSTSPAQQSAPSAQPGGGEMRGGGEMRGGTTGQGEPRGGAESGRTEQQMDQKGDRPQRSQEQRQNDRKGAQDQQNQRENRAQEKSDKKGATDTKSRPDRTTGQGAAGSAGGASLTTEQRTKISTTIKQTNVRPVTNVNFNVSVGTVVPRSVTLHALPATVVEVYPEWRSYRFILVGDEIVIIEPDTYRIVAVIEA is encoded by the coding sequence ATGTCCGTTTCCGCCATCGCGCTGATAGCCAGTGCCGGCGTCGTCGTAGCGCAGGATAAGGGGGGAATGGGCGGCGGAGGCGCTGCGCAGCCGCCACAGAGTACATCTCCCGCCCAACAATCGGCCCCGTCGGCTCAGCCGGGTGGTGGCGAAATGCGTGGCGGAGGTGAGATGCGTGGTGGCACGACCGGCCAGGGCGAGCCGCGCGGCGGAGCCGAGAGTGGCCGGACCGAACAGCAGATGGATCAGAAAGGCGATCGTCCGCAGCGCAGTCAGGAGCAGCGTCAGAATGACCGGAAGGGTGCGCAGGATCAGCAGAACCAGCGGGAAAACCGCGCACAGGAGAAATCCGACAAGAAAGGTGCTACCGACACCAAGTCGCGTCCTGACAGAACCACCGGTCAGGGTGCAGCCGGCTCCGCGGGTGGCGCATCATTGACGACCGAGCAGCGCACCAAGATCTCGACGACGATCAAGCAGACCAATGTGCGGCCGGTCACGAACGTGAACTTCAACGTGTCGGTCGGTACAGTTGTGCCGCGAAGCGTGACGCTGCATGCCCTGCCCGCGACCGTTGTTGAAGTCTATCCGGAATGGCGTTCTTACCGCTTCATCCTTGTGGGCGATGAGATCGTCATCATCGAGCCGGACACCTACCGCATCGTCGCGGTGATCGAGGCGTAG
- a CDS encoding carboxyl transferase domain-containing protein, protein MESNLETQSRDFRANAAQWRDLIDELKEARFTASLGGNEKSRERHVARGKLLPRDRVMRLIDPGSPFLELSPLAAFGLYEDAIHAAGIITGIGRVSGRECMIVCNDATIKGGTYYPLTVKKHIRAQEIARENRLPCIYLVDSGGANLPNQTDVFPDREHFGRIFYNQAQMSAAGIPQIAVVMGSCTAGGAYVPAMSDETIIVKNQGTIFLGGPPLVKAATGEVVSAEDLGGADVHTRKSGVADHLASNDEHALAIARRIVANLNTTKQVNIPLLASREPLYDAAELEGLVPTDLKKQYDVREIIARIVDASEFDEFKKLYGTTLVTGFAHLHGMPVGIIGNNGILYSESALKAAHFVELCCQRRIPLLFLQNIVGFMVGRDYEAGGIAKDGAKMVMAVANARVPKLTLIVGGSFGAGNYGMCGRAYGPRFLFTWPNARISVMGGEQAASVLATVKRDNIEAGGGKWSEIEEEEFKAPIRDQYEREGNPYYATARLWDDGIILPSETRRVLGLALSASLNAPVEETKFGVFRM, encoded by the coding sequence ATTGAATCGAACCTTGAAACGCAATCGCGGGATTTTCGCGCCAACGCCGCGCAATGGCGCGACCTCATCGATGAGTTGAAAGAAGCGCGTTTTACAGCCTCGCTCGGCGGCAACGAAAAATCGCGTGAGCGCCACGTCGCGCGGGGCAAGCTGCTGCCGCGCGATCGTGTGATGCGGTTGATCGATCCGGGCTCCCCCTTTCTTGAACTATCGCCGCTGGCCGCTTTCGGCCTCTACGAGGACGCGATCCATGCCGCCGGCATTATTACCGGCATTGGTCGCGTATCTGGCCGCGAATGCATGATCGTGTGCAATGACGCCACCATCAAGGGCGGTACCTATTACCCGCTGACGGTGAAGAAGCACATCCGCGCGCAGGAGATCGCACGCGAGAACCGGCTGCCGTGCATCTATCTCGTCGATTCCGGCGGCGCCAATCTGCCGAACCAGACCGATGTATTTCCTGACCGCGAGCATTTTGGTCGCATCTTCTATAATCAGGCGCAGATGTCGGCGGCCGGCATTCCGCAGATCGCGGTGGTGATGGGCTCTTGCACTGCTGGCGGCGCCTATGTGCCGGCGATGTCGGATGAGACTATCATCGTCAAAAATCAGGGCACGATCTTCCTCGGCGGGCCGCCGTTGGTGAAGGCCGCAACAGGCGAGGTGGTGTCGGCCGAGGACCTGGGCGGCGCCGACGTGCATACGCGAAAGTCCGGCGTGGCCGATCATCTGGCATCGAACGACGAACATGCGCTGGCGATCGCACGCCGCATCGTCGCCAATCTCAACACGACAAAGCAGGTGAATATTCCGCTGCTGGCTTCGCGCGAGCCGTTGTATGATGCCGCCGAGCTCGAGGGACTTGTGCCGACCGATCTCAAGAAGCAATATGATGTGCGGGAAATCATCGCACGCATCGTCGATGCATCGGAATTCGACGAGTTCAAGAAGCTCTATGGCACAACGCTTGTCACCGGCTTCGCGCATCTGCATGGCATGCCCGTCGGCATCATCGGCAATAACGGCATTCTTTATTCCGAGAGCGCGCTGAAGGCGGCGCATTTCGTCGAGTTGTGCTGCCAGCGCCGCATTCCACTGCTGTTCTTGCAGAACATCGTCGGCTTCATGGTTGGCCGGGATTACGAGGCCGGTGGTATCGCCAAGGACGGCGCCAAGATGGTGATGGCTGTGGCTAACGCGCGCGTACCGAAGCTCACGCTGATCGTTGGCGGCTCGTTTGGCGCCGGCAATTATGGCATGTGCGGTCGTGCCTATGGTCCGCGATTCCTGTTCACCTGGCCGAATGCCCGCATCTCGGTGATGGGAGGCGAGCAAGCAGCTTCGGTTCTTGCGACTGTCAAGCGCGACAATATCGAAGCCGGTGGCGGCAAGTGGTCGGAAATCGAGGAAGAGGAATTCAAGGCGCCGATCCGCGATCAATATGAGCGCGAGGGAAATCCCTATTATGCGACTGCGCGGCTATGGGATGACGGCATCATCCTGCCGAGCGAAACGCGCCGCGTGCTGGGATTGGCGTTGTCAGCGTCCTTGAATGCGCCAGTGGAAGAGACGAAATTTGGCGTGTTCAGGATGTAG
- a CDS encoding RidA family protein translates to MLIRAATALLTLISMSVSPAFSQQFEKKNYNYSKFATGAFSEAVVVTGPAKTIYLAGIGSEDPDNGSIHHKDNFLEQCRMSWAKVKKALEANGATLADIVKATSYVTDVRYREEMRKCREETFKDLPLPPHTFLNVVQLARPGMMFEVDVVAAVAAK, encoded by the coding sequence ATGCTCATACGAGCCGCAACCGCTTTGCTCACCCTCATCAGTATGAGTGTGAGCCCTGCCTTTTCTCAGCAATTCGAGAAGAAGAATTACAATTACAGCAAGTTCGCGACCGGCGCCTTTTCGGAAGCAGTGGTCGTGACTGGCCCGGCCAAGACGATCTATCTCGCCGGCATCGGCTCGGAAGACCCGGACAATGGCTCGATCCACCACAAGGACAATTTCCTCGAGCAATGCCGCATGTCGTGGGCCAAGGTCAAAAAGGCACTGGAGGCCAATGGCGCAACGCTCGCGGATATCGTGAAGGCGACATCCTACGTCACCGATGTGCGCTATCGTGAGGAGATGCGCAAATGCCGCGAAGAGACTTTCAAGGACCTCCCCTTGCCGCCGCACACCTTCCTCAACGTGGTACAGCTCGCGCGGCCCGGCATGATGTTCGAGGTGGATGTTGTTGCGGCAGTGGCTGCGAAGTAG